In a genomic window of Chaetodon trifascialis isolate fChaTrf1 chromosome 8, fChaTrf1.hap1, whole genome shotgun sequence:
- the csde1 gene encoding cold shock domain-containing protein E1 isoform X19, with protein MSFDPGMLHNNGHTAYANGTGPGIRETGVVEKLLTSYGFIQCSERQARLFFHCSQYNGNLQELKIGDDVEFEVSSDRRTGKPIAVKLLKIKPEVLPEERISGQVVSAIPVHLDGKSAPGQVPTGSVCYERNGEVFYLTYTPDDVEGNIHLDTGDKVSFYMETNKHTGAVSARNIQLVKKKQMRCQGVVCATKEAFGFIERADVVKEIFFHYSEFKGDLEALQAGDDVDFTIKDRNGKEVATDVRLLPQGTVIFEDISIEQFEGTVVKVIPKVPTKNQNDPLPGRISARIGFTDKELPFGEKDTKSKVTLLEGDHIQFNISTDRRDKLERATNIDILPDTFNFTKETREMGVIAAIRDGFGFIKCVDRDARMFFHFSEVLEESQLHISDEVEFTVVPDMLSAQRNHAVRIKKLPKGTVSFHTQSEQRFVGVVEKEVVATTNKNASPTKSKEKEAEEGVIAYEDCGVKLTVAYHTKDLEGGGHPQVGDKVEFSINEVKRTGQQSAVSIRVLNRNASNAKRLHGFVATLKDNFGFIETANHDQEIFFHYSEMCGDLENLELGDTVEYTLSKGKGNKVSAEKVTKVAAVNGIGEDVGATVMMGKVIRPLRSVDPSQTEYQGLIEVTEEGGTKGQNYPFGIMGMANKADCLQKGELVKFQVCTVGQTGQKMACNVVPQRRAMVECVKDQFGFITYEVGESKKLFFHVKEVQDGLELQTGDEVEFSVVLNQRTGKCSACNVRRVSEGPKPVVTPRPDRLVNRLKSITLDDASAPRLVIVRQPRGPDNSKGFNVERKTRQPGVID; from the exons ATGAGTTTTGACCCAGGCATGCTCCATAATAATGGGCACACTGCATATGCCAATGGAACAGGGCCTGGCATTAGAGAGACTGGTGTGGTGGAGAAGCTCCTGACTTCTTATGGATTCATCCAGTGCTCTGAACGTCAGGCTCGTCTCTTCTTCCACTGTTCCCAGTACAACGGCAACCTGCAGGAGCTTAAAATAGGAG ATGATGTAGAGTTTGAGGTATCCTCTGACAGGCGCACTGGCAAGCCCATAGCAGTGAAGCTGCTAAAGATAAAGCCAGAGGTGCTGCCAGAGGAGCGCATCTCGGGCCAG GTTGTCTCAGCAATCCCAGTGCACTTGGATGGAAAGTCTGCTCCCGGCCAGGTGCCCACTGGCAGTGTCTGTTATGAAAGAAACGGG GAGGTGTTCTACCTTACCTACACTCCTGATGATGTGGAGGGTAATATCCACCTGGACACAGGCGACAAAGTCAGCTTTTACATGGAGACCAACAAGCA CACTGGTGCAGTCAGTGCTCGTAATATTCAACTTGTGAAGAAAAAGCAAATGAGGTGCCAGGGTGTGGTGTGTGCTACAAAG GAGGCTTTTGGATTCATTGAGAGGGCCGATGTGGTGAAAGAGATCTTCTTTCACTACAGTGAGTTCAAGGGTGATCTGGAGGCTCTGCAGGCTGGAGATGACGTTGATTTCACcatcaaagacagaaat GGTAAAGAAGTAGCCACAGACGTGAGGCTGCTCCCCCAAGGAACAGTCATCTTTGAGGATATCAGCATTGAGCAGTTTGAAGGCACTGTCGTCAAGGTCATTCCCAAGGTTCCCACCAAAAACCAG AATGACCCGCTACCAGGCCGTATCAGTGCCCGCATTGGTTTCACTGACAAGGAGCTGCCATTTGGCGAGAAGGACACAAAGTCCAAGGTGACCCTGTTGGAGGGAGATCACATACAGTTCAACATCTCCACTGACCGCAGAGACAAGCTGGAGAGGGCTACCAACATCGACATCCTCCCAGATACCTTTAACTTCACCAAGGAGACCCGTGAAATG GGGGTGATTGCAGCTATACGCGATGGTTTTGGCTTCATTAAGTGTGTGGATAGGGATGCCAGGATGTTCTTTCACTTCAGTGAAGTTCTAGAGGAGAGCCAACTGCACATCTCTGATGAAGTGGAATTCACTGTTGTGCCT GATATGCTGTCAGCTCAGAGGAACCATGCAGTGCGCATCAAGAAGTTGCCTAAAGGCACAGTGTCCTTCCATACCCAGTCTGAGCAGCGCTTTGTGGGTGTGGTAGAGAAAGAAGTTGTGGCAACCACCAACAAGAATGCCAGTCCCACCAAGAGCAAGGAGAAG GAAGCTGAGGAAGGAGTTATTGCATATGAAGACTGTGGAGTGAAGCTCACTGTGGCATATCATACTAAGGACCTGGAGGGAGGAGGTCACCCACAAGTTGGAGATAAG GTGGAGTTCTCCATCAATGAAGTGAAGCGAACTGGCCAGCAGAGTGCAGTCTCCATCAGGGTCCTCAACCGCAATGCCTCCAACGCCAAGAGACTGCATGGATTTGTTGCCACACTGAAGGACAACTTTGGCTTCATTGAGACAGCAAACCATGACCAGGAGATTTTCTTCCACTACAG TGAAATGTGTGGAGACTTGGAGAACTTGGAGCTGGGCGACACGGTGGAGTACACTCTCTCtaagggaaaaggaaacaaagtcAGCGCTGAAAAGGTTACCAAAGTGGCTGCAG TGAATGGCATCGGAGAGGATGTTGGTGCAACAGTGATGATGGGAAAAGTCATCCGTCCCTTACGCAGTGTGGACCCCTCCCAGACAGAATACCAAGGGCTTATTGAAGTCACAGAGGAAG GTGGAACTAAAGGGCAGAATTATCCCTTTGGAATCATGGGTATGGCAAACAAGGCAGACTGTCTGCAGAAAGGTGAACTTGTGAAGTTCCAGGTTTGCACAGTTGGCCAAACTGGACAGAAGATGGCCTGTAATGTGGTCCCTCAGCGCAGAGCCATGGTGGAGTGTGTCAAAGACCAG TTTGGCTTCATCACATATGAAGTTGGTGAGAGCAAGAAGCTGTTCTTTCATGTAAAAGAAGTACAAGATGGCCTTGAGCTCCAGACTGGGGATGAGGTGGAGTTCTCAGTTGTCCTCAATCAACGCACAGGAAAATGTAGTGCCTGCAACGTACGCAGAGTCAG TGAGGGGCCTAAACCAGTGGTGACTCCGCGTCCTGATCGTCTGGTGAACCGACTGAAGAGCATCACTCTTGACGACGCCAGTGCTCCTCGCCTGGTCATAGTAAGACAGCCCCGTGGTCCCGACAATTCAAAG GGCTTCAACGTGGAGCGCAAGACCCGCCAGCCTGGTGTCATCGACTGA
- the csde1 gene encoding cold shock domain-containing protein E1 isoform X13: MGSPWKGFVEFTLPASPPTAFVSADLSSTSPVGLSLSPYGRSMSFDPGMLHNNGHTAYANGTGPGIRETGVVEKLLTSYGFIQCSERQARLFFHCSQYNGNLQELKIGDDVEFEVSSDRRTGKPIAVKLLKIKPEVLPEERISGQVVSAIPVHLDGKSAPGQVPTGSVCYERNGEVFYLTYTPDDVEGNIHLDTGDKVSFYMETNKHTGAVSARNIQLVKKKQMRCQGVVCATKEAFGFIERADVVKEIFFHYSEFKGDLEALQAGDDVDFTIKDRNGKEVATDVRLLPQGTVIFEDISIEQFEGTVVKVIPKVPTKNQNDPLPGRISARIGFTDKELPFGEKDTKSKVTLLEGDHIQFNISTDRRDKLERATNIDILPDTFNFTKETREMGVIAAIRDGFGFIKCVDRDARMFFHFSEVLEESQLHISDEVEFTVVPDMLSAQRNHAVRIKKLPKGTVSFHTQSEQRFVGVVEKEVVATTNKNASPTKSKEKGKVVEKEAEEGVIAYEDCGVKLTVAYHTKDLEGGGHPQVGDKVEFSINEVKRTGQQSAVSIRVLNRNASNAKRLHGFVATLKDNFGFIETANHDQEIFFHYSEMCGDLENLELGDTVEYTLSKGKGNKVSAEKVTKVAAVNGIGEDVGATVMMGKVIRPLRSVDPSQTEYQGLIEVTEEGGTKGQNYPFGIMGMANKADCLQKGELVKFQVCTVGQTGQKMACNVVPQRRAMVECVKDQFGFITYEVGESKKLFFHVKEVQDGLELQTGDEVEFSVVLNQRTGKCSACNVRRVSEGPKPVVTPRPDRLVNRLKSITLDDASAPRLVIVRQPRGPDNSKGFNVERKTRQPGVID; the protein is encoded by the exons ATGAGTTTTGACCCAGGCATGCTCCATAATAATGGGCACACTGCATATGCCAATGGAACAGGGCCTGGCATTAGAGAGACTGGTGTGGTGGAGAAGCTCCTGACTTCTTATGGATTCATCCAGTGCTCTGAACGTCAGGCTCGTCTCTTCTTCCACTGTTCCCAGTACAACGGCAACCTGCAGGAGCTTAAAATAGGAG ATGATGTAGAGTTTGAGGTATCCTCTGACAGGCGCACTGGCAAGCCCATAGCAGTGAAGCTGCTAAAGATAAAGCCAGAGGTGCTGCCAGAGGAGCGCATCTCGGGCCAG GTTGTCTCAGCAATCCCAGTGCACTTGGATGGAAAGTCTGCTCCCGGCCAGGTGCCCACTGGCAGTGTCTGTTATGAAAGAAACGGG GAGGTGTTCTACCTTACCTACACTCCTGATGATGTGGAGGGTAATATCCACCTGGACACAGGCGACAAAGTCAGCTTTTACATGGAGACCAACAAGCA CACTGGTGCAGTCAGTGCTCGTAATATTCAACTTGTGAAGAAAAAGCAAATGAGGTGCCAGGGTGTGGTGTGTGCTACAAAG GAGGCTTTTGGATTCATTGAGAGGGCCGATGTGGTGAAAGAGATCTTCTTTCACTACAGTGAGTTCAAGGGTGATCTGGAGGCTCTGCAGGCTGGAGATGACGTTGATTTCACcatcaaagacagaaat GGTAAAGAAGTAGCCACAGACGTGAGGCTGCTCCCCCAAGGAACAGTCATCTTTGAGGATATCAGCATTGAGCAGTTTGAAGGCACTGTCGTCAAGGTCATTCCCAAGGTTCCCACCAAAAACCAG AATGACCCGCTACCAGGCCGTATCAGTGCCCGCATTGGTTTCACTGACAAGGAGCTGCCATTTGGCGAGAAGGACACAAAGTCCAAGGTGACCCTGTTGGAGGGAGATCACATACAGTTCAACATCTCCACTGACCGCAGAGACAAGCTGGAGAGGGCTACCAACATCGACATCCTCCCAGATACCTTTAACTTCACCAAGGAGACCCGTGAAATG GGGGTGATTGCAGCTATACGCGATGGTTTTGGCTTCATTAAGTGTGTGGATAGGGATGCCAGGATGTTCTTTCACTTCAGTGAAGTTCTAGAGGAGAGCCAACTGCACATCTCTGATGAAGTGGAATTCACTGTTGTGCCT GATATGCTGTCAGCTCAGAGGAACCATGCAGTGCGCATCAAGAAGTTGCCTAAAGGCACAGTGTCCTTCCATACCCAGTCTGAGCAGCGCTTTGTGGGTGTGGTAGAGAAAGAAGTTGTGGCAACCACCAACAAGAATGCCAGTCCCACCAAGAGCAAGGAGAAG GGTAAAGTTGTAGAAAAG GAAGCTGAGGAAGGAGTTATTGCATATGAAGACTGTGGAGTGAAGCTCACTGTGGCATATCATACTAAGGACCTGGAGGGAGGAGGTCACCCACAAGTTGGAGATAAG GTGGAGTTCTCCATCAATGAAGTGAAGCGAACTGGCCAGCAGAGTGCAGTCTCCATCAGGGTCCTCAACCGCAATGCCTCCAACGCCAAGAGACTGCATGGATTTGTTGCCACACTGAAGGACAACTTTGGCTTCATTGAGACAGCAAACCATGACCAGGAGATTTTCTTCCACTACAG TGAAATGTGTGGAGACTTGGAGAACTTGGAGCTGGGCGACACGGTGGAGTACACTCTCTCtaagggaaaaggaaacaaagtcAGCGCTGAAAAGGTTACCAAAGTGGCTGCAG TGAATGGCATCGGAGAGGATGTTGGTGCAACAGTGATGATGGGAAAAGTCATCCGTCCCTTACGCAGTGTGGACCCCTCCCAGACAGAATACCAAGGGCTTATTGAAGTCACAGAGGAAG GTGGAACTAAAGGGCAGAATTATCCCTTTGGAATCATGGGTATGGCAAACAAGGCAGACTGTCTGCAGAAAGGTGAACTTGTGAAGTTCCAGGTTTGCACAGTTGGCCAAACTGGACAGAAGATGGCCTGTAATGTGGTCCCTCAGCGCAGAGCCATGGTGGAGTGTGTCAAAGACCAG TTTGGCTTCATCACATATGAAGTTGGTGAGAGCAAGAAGCTGTTCTTTCATGTAAAAGAAGTACAAGATGGCCTTGAGCTCCAGACTGGGGATGAGGTGGAGTTCTCAGTTGTCCTCAATCAACGCACAGGAAAATGTAGTGCCTGCAACGTACGCAGAGTCAG TGAGGGGCCTAAACCAGTGGTGACTCCGCGTCCTGATCGTCTGGTGAACCGACTGAAGAGCATCACTCTTGACGACGCCAGTGCTCCTCGCCTGGTCATAGTAAGACAGCCCCGTGGTCCCGACAATTCAAAG GGCTTCAACGTGGAGCGCAAGACCCGCCAGCCTGGTGTCATCGACTGA
- the csde1 gene encoding cold shock domain-containing protein E1 isoform X18, translated as MSFDPGMLHNNGHTAYANGTGPGIRETGVVEKLLTSYGFIQCSERQARLFFHCSQYNGNLQELKIGDDVEFEVSSDRRTGKPIAVKLLKIKPEVLPEERISGQVVSAIPVHLDGKSAPGQVPTGSVCYERNGEVFYLTYTPDDVEGNIHLDTGDKVSFYMETNKHTGAVSARNIQLVKKKQMRCQGVVCATKEAFGFIERADVVKEIFFHYSEFKGDLEALQAGDDVDFTIKDRNGKEVATDVRLLPQGTVIFEDISIEQFEGTVVKVIPKVPTKNQNDPLPGRISARIGFTDKELPFGEKDTKSKVTLLEGDHIQFNISTDRRDKLERATNIDILPDTFNFTKETREMGVIAAIRDGFGFIKCVDRDARMFFHFSEVLEESQLHISDEVEFTVVPVGPVCKLFTKDMLSAQRNHAVRIKKLPKGTVSFHTQSEQRFVGVVEKEVVATTNKNASPTKSKEKEAEEGVIAYEDCGVKLTVAYHTKDLEGGGHPQVGDKVEFSINEVKRTGQQSAVSIRVLNRNASNAKRLHGFVATLKDNFGFIETANHDQEIFFHYSEMCGDLENLELGDTVEYTLSKGKGNKVSAEKVTKVAAVNGIGEDVGATVMMGKVIRPLRSVDPSQTEYQGLIEVTEEGGTKGQNYPFGIMGMANKADCLQKGELVKFQVCTVGQTGQKMACNVVPQRRAMVECVKDQFGFITYEVGESKKLFFHVKEVQDGLELQTGDEVEFSVVLNQRTGKCSACNVRRVSEGPKPVVTPRPDRLVNRLKSITLDDASAPRLVIVRQPRGPDNSKGFNVERKTRQPGVID; from the exons ATGAGTTTTGACCCAGGCATGCTCCATAATAATGGGCACACTGCATATGCCAATGGAACAGGGCCTGGCATTAGAGAGACTGGTGTGGTGGAGAAGCTCCTGACTTCTTATGGATTCATCCAGTGCTCTGAACGTCAGGCTCGTCTCTTCTTCCACTGTTCCCAGTACAACGGCAACCTGCAGGAGCTTAAAATAGGAG ATGATGTAGAGTTTGAGGTATCCTCTGACAGGCGCACTGGCAAGCCCATAGCAGTGAAGCTGCTAAAGATAAAGCCAGAGGTGCTGCCAGAGGAGCGCATCTCGGGCCAG GTTGTCTCAGCAATCCCAGTGCACTTGGATGGAAAGTCTGCTCCCGGCCAGGTGCCCACTGGCAGTGTCTGTTATGAAAGAAACGGG GAGGTGTTCTACCTTACCTACACTCCTGATGATGTGGAGGGTAATATCCACCTGGACACAGGCGACAAAGTCAGCTTTTACATGGAGACCAACAAGCA CACTGGTGCAGTCAGTGCTCGTAATATTCAACTTGTGAAGAAAAAGCAAATGAGGTGCCAGGGTGTGGTGTGTGCTACAAAG GAGGCTTTTGGATTCATTGAGAGGGCCGATGTGGTGAAAGAGATCTTCTTTCACTACAGTGAGTTCAAGGGTGATCTGGAGGCTCTGCAGGCTGGAGATGACGTTGATTTCACcatcaaagacagaaat GGTAAAGAAGTAGCCACAGACGTGAGGCTGCTCCCCCAAGGAACAGTCATCTTTGAGGATATCAGCATTGAGCAGTTTGAAGGCACTGTCGTCAAGGTCATTCCCAAGGTTCCCACCAAAAACCAG AATGACCCGCTACCAGGCCGTATCAGTGCCCGCATTGGTTTCACTGACAAGGAGCTGCCATTTGGCGAGAAGGACACAAAGTCCAAGGTGACCCTGTTGGAGGGAGATCACATACAGTTCAACATCTCCACTGACCGCAGAGACAAGCTGGAGAGGGCTACCAACATCGACATCCTCCCAGATACCTTTAACTTCACCAAGGAGACCCGTGAAATG GGGGTGATTGCAGCTATACGCGATGGTTTTGGCTTCATTAAGTGTGTGGATAGGGATGCCAGGATGTTCTTTCACTTCAGTGAAGTTCTAGAGGAGAGCCAACTGCACATCTCTGATGAAGTGGAATTCACTGTTGTGCCTGTAGGTCCTGTTTGTAAGCTTTTCACTAAA GATATGCTGTCAGCTCAGAGGAACCATGCAGTGCGCATCAAGAAGTTGCCTAAAGGCACAGTGTCCTTCCATACCCAGTCTGAGCAGCGCTTTGTGGGTGTGGTAGAGAAAGAAGTTGTGGCAACCACCAACAAGAATGCCAGTCCCACCAAGAGCAAGGAGAAG GAAGCTGAGGAAGGAGTTATTGCATATGAAGACTGTGGAGTGAAGCTCACTGTGGCATATCATACTAAGGACCTGGAGGGAGGAGGTCACCCACAAGTTGGAGATAAG GTGGAGTTCTCCATCAATGAAGTGAAGCGAACTGGCCAGCAGAGTGCAGTCTCCATCAGGGTCCTCAACCGCAATGCCTCCAACGCCAAGAGACTGCATGGATTTGTTGCCACACTGAAGGACAACTTTGGCTTCATTGAGACAGCAAACCATGACCAGGAGATTTTCTTCCACTACAG TGAAATGTGTGGAGACTTGGAGAACTTGGAGCTGGGCGACACGGTGGAGTACACTCTCTCtaagggaaaaggaaacaaagtcAGCGCTGAAAAGGTTACCAAAGTGGCTGCAG TGAATGGCATCGGAGAGGATGTTGGTGCAACAGTGATGATGGGAAAAGTCATCCGTCCCTTACGCAGTGTGGACCCCTCCCAGACAGAATACCAAGGGCTTATTGAAGTCACAGAGGAAG GTGGAACTAAAGGGCAGAATTATCCCTTTGGAATCATGGGTATGGCAAACAAGGCAGACTGTCTGCAGAAAGGTGAACTTGTGAAGTTCCAGGTTTGCACAGTTGGCCAAACTGGACAGAAGATGGCCTGTAATGTGGTCCCTCAGCGCAGAGCCATGGTGGAGTGTGTCAAAGACCAG TTTGGCTTCATCACATATGAAGTTGGTGAGAGCAAGAAGCTGTTCTTTCATGTAAAAGAAGTACAAGATGGCCTTGAGCTCCAGACTGGGGATGAGGTGGAGTTCTCAGTTGTCCTCAATCAACGCACAGGAAAATGTAGTGCCTGCAACGTACGCAGAGTCAG TGAGGGGCCTAAACCAGTGGTGACTCCGCGTCCTGATCGTCTGGTGAACCGACTGAAGAGCATCACTCTTGACGACGCCAGTGCTCCTCGCCTGGTCATAGTAAGACAGCCCCGTGGTCCCGACAATTCAAAG GGCTTCAACGTGGAGCGCAAGACCCGCCAGCCTGGTGTCATCGACTGA